The following proteins are encoded in a genomic region of Gossypium hirsutum isolate 1008001.06 chromosome D05, Gossypium_hirsutum_v2.1, whole genome shotgun sequence:
- the LOC107907226 gene encoding probable sulfate transporter 3.5 produces MANPSRQAVNFAAPRGFVTAFKADCKETFFPDDPFHEMKHEKPLNKLKKTIQYFIPLFEWLPNYNLRLFRYDLLAGITITSLAIPQGISYAKLASIPPIYGLYSSFIPPFVYSIFGSSKHLAVGTVAACSLLLSETVGAKASPQDDPTLYLHLIFTATFFTGIFQTALGFLRLGILVDFLSHSTITGFMGGTAIIICLQQLKGMFGLIHFTTHTDVVSVLGAVFRHRNEWRWESAVVGIIFLAFLQFTRYLRQKRPKLFWVSAIAPMVVVVVGCLFAFFAHAEKHGIQIVGELKKGLNPPSIQYLNFDPQYLPVTVRAGLITGLIAMAEGIAIGRSFAIMKSEQTDGNKEMIAFGFMNIIGSFTSCYLTTGPFSKTAVNFNAGCRTAMSNVVMGFCMMLTLLFLAPLFRYTPLVALSAIIMSAMLGLINYDEMIHLFKVDKFDFVICMAAFLGVSFISMDVGLMLSVGLALLRALLYVARPAACKLGKIPNSSLYRDTEQYPGSTPIQGVLVLQLGSPIYFANSTYIRERILRYIKGEQGVSDSKTDIIEHLLLDLSGVSSIDMTGIETFLELRRILDSKGIKLSIVNPRIEVLEKMTLAKFTDAIGKESFYLSIEDAVQNCRFSLHSSKTTMEEA; encoded by the exons ATGGCGAATCCCAGTCGGCAGGCGGTGAATTTCGCAGCCCCAAGAGGGTTTGTCACTGCTTTCAAAGCTGATTGTAAAGAAACTTTCTTCCCCGATGATCCTTTCCATGAGATGAAACATGAAAAACCTTTGAATAAACTCAAGAAAACAATCCAATACTTTATCCCATTGTTTGAATGGTTGCCTAATTATAATCTACGTTTGTTTAGATATGATTTGCTCGCTGGTATTACCATTACCAGTCTTGCAATCCCTCAAGGGATTAGCTATGCTAAACTCGCCAGTATTCCTCCAATTTACGGCCTCT ATTCGAGCTTTATACCGCCTTTTGTTTACTCCATTTTCGGGAGTTCAAAACACCTTGCTGTAGGAACAGTGGCGGCATGTTCATTGCTTCTATCAGAAACCGTTGGAGCTAAAGCATCACCCCAAGATGATCCCACATTGTATCTGCACTTAATTTTCACTGCCACTTTCTTCACTGGAATTTTCCAGACTGCTTTGGGTTTCTTAAG GCTGGGAATTTTGGTTGATTTCTTATCCCATTCTACCATCACTGGTTTCATGGGAGGGACTGCTATAATCATCTGCCTACAACAATTGAAAGGAATGTTTGGTTTAATACATTTCACTACTCATACTGATGTGGTTTCGGTCCTTGGTGCAGTTTTCCGCCATAGGAACGAG TGGAGGTGGGAAAGTGCTGTTGTTGGTATTATCTTCCTTGCTTTCCTCCAATTCACTCGATACCTG AGACAAAAAAGGCCAAAACTATTCTGGGTGTCAGCTATTGCTCCCATGGTCGTTGTTGTGGTTGGGTGTCTTTTTGCATTCTTTGCCCATGCGGAGAAACATGGAATCCAAATC GTTGGTGAGTTGAAGAAGGGATTAAATCCCCCCTCAATTCAATATTTGAACTTCGATCCCCAATATCTTCCTGTAACTGTGCGTGCTGGTCTTATCACAGGGCTTATTGCAATGGCT GAAGGGATAGCAATAGGACGAAGCTTTGCCATCATGAAAAGTGAACAGACTGATGGGAACAAGGAAATGATAGCTTTTGGTTTCATGAATATTATCGGATCTTTCACTTCATGCTACTTGACAACAG GACCATTTTCAAAAACGGCAGTGAATTTCAATGCTGGGTGTAGGACAGCAATGTCCAATGTCGTAATGGGATTTTGCATGATGTTAACACTCCTTTTCTTAGCTCCTCTCTTCAGATACACACCTCTGGTTGCTTTATCCGCCATTATCATGTCTGCAATGCTTGGATTAATCAATTATGATGAAATGATTCACCTCTTTAAAGTCGATAAATTCGACTTCGTCATCTGCATGGCTGCTTTCCTTGGTGTCAGCTTCATCAGCATGGATGTCGGCCTCATGCTTTCT gtagGACTTGCTTTACTCAGAGCATTATTGTACGTGGCAAGGCCAGCTGCCTGTAAACTTGGCAAAATCCCAAACTCAAGTTTATATCGTGACACAGAGCAGTACCCTGGCTCAACTCCCATACAAGGAGTCCTAGTTCTTCAACTTGGTTCTCCTATTTATTTTGCAAACTCCACCTACATAAGAGAAAG GATTCTTAGGTACATAAAGGGGGAACAGGGTGTTTCAGATTCTAAAACTGATATCATTGAGCATCTTTTATTAGATCTGTCAG gAGTTTCATCCATTGACATGACAGGCATTGAAACATTTCTTGAGTTACGTAGAATTCTGGACTCGAAGGGTATCAAG TTAAGCATTGTGAACCCTAGGATTGAAGTTCTGGAGAAAATGACGTTAGCGAAATTCACAGACGCCATTGGAAAAGAATCTTTCTACTTGTCTATTGAAGATGCAGTCCAAAATTGTCGGTTTTCACTTCATTCTAGCAAAACGACGATGGAAGAAGCCTAA